One window of Papaver somniferum cultivar HN1 chromosome 9, ASM357369v1, whole genome shotgun sequence genomic DNA carries:
- the LOC113312614 gene encoding uncharacterized protein LOC113312614 — MITRAQKGISKSKQFPNYVSHLSVKHSISPSNRSLLTTVVEPKTFKSAIKDHKWQVSMKDEYTSFRNNGTWVYMAPAPHMNTLGPKWVYKVKKKADGTIDRFKSRLVAKVYDQQDGIDCNETFSHVVKCTTVRVVLCMALTYNWHVRQLH; from the coding sequence ATGATTACAAGAGCTCAAAAAGGTATTTCAAAATCTAAACAGTTTCCTAATTATGTGTCTCATTTATCTGTCAAGCATTCTATTTCTCCATCCAATAGATCTTTATTAACCACCGTAGTTGAGCCAAAAACTTTTAAGAGTGCCATTAAAGATCATAAGTGGCAAGTGTCTATGAAGGATGAGTATACTTCTTTTAGGAATAATGGTACATGGGTTTATATGGCACCTGCGCCACATATGAATACTTTAGGACCAAAATGGGTCTATAAAGTCAAAAAGAAGGCAGATGGTACTATAGATAGATTTAAATCTAGATTGGTTGCAAAAGTTTATGATCAACAAGATGGTATAGATTGTAATGAAACATTTAGTCATGTGGTTAAGTGTACTACTGTTAGAGTTGTATTGTGTATGGCACTTACATACAACTGGCATGTCAGACAATTACATTAA